In the genome of Haemophilus pittmaniae, one region contains:
- a CDS encoding glycoside hydrolase family 2 TIM barrel-domain containing protein: MTLPRYFEDPQTLHINTRPHHSYLIPYADASTACTGEREKSTFFTLLNGDWQFNYYPSYLDLPENACTDPTLAFHNRLVVPSNWQNHGFGQHQYTNIAYPFPYDPPFVPWQNPCGLYQRIFHLKPQPDKRYLLHFEGVDSCLFVYLNGQFVGYSQISHATSAFDITEYLRSGDNQLRVAVLQWCDGSYLEDQDKFRMSGIFRDVYLLTRECNYLEDLFIRSRLDAELQHATIDIEPTFREADRDIRYRLYAPDGQLITEKTATGKLTLQLSDALQLWNAENPQLYRLELQYAAETLVQYIGLRQIRVEQGVLLLNNRPLKFKGVNRHDSDPRTGYSISPTQALNDLRLMKQHNINAIRTAHYPNAPWFSELCDKLGFYLIAEADLEAHGTAFRYVPQPENSILLNVPKENADARIQQQIIDNFCELARDPGFKAAILDRQQANLERDKNRPSILIWSLGNESGFGENFEASATWLKMRDPDRLTHYESSIYQHSTHQNDLSQLDLHSEMYAATEDLDAYFADGKIKKPYLLCEYAHAMGNSGGDLEDYQQTFARHPGSAGGFVWEWCDHSPYLANGHPGYGGDFGDYPNDGNFCLDGLVSAERQPHSSLAELKQVFRPLRAELRDSAVWLHNLLDFSDAAVLFSVEYAWLHNGVEVERGILELPSLPAGEACSLGLTMPSNNDAHILLNLTYRLREATALLAKGHCVGFDQLASSHNGVLAAPQAMLQDTGEAIQVNEDARELRLRGRHFEYCLDKTKGIFKSLQQQGRELLRAPLEFNLYRAPLDNDSQIKQHWQQAGYHQAYSRAYQVTWQAVEELIEINLNAAMLSVSKGRILSLDIQYRIDRQGGIAIHLHAHKASQLPYLPRFGLRFWLRENSSEWEYFGYGPGESYIDKHQATRLGYYRTNPQQNFVNYLRPQENGSHWGVHFIQTDWLQIQAQQPFSFNLAPYSQEVLAAATHNYALPPSEGSVLCIDYAMSGIGSASCGPKLKEQYRFNDEEFHWMLNLRFTRAA; the protein is encoded by the coding sequence ATGACTCTCCCCCGCTATTTTGAAGATCCGCAAACGCTACATATTAATACCCGACCGCATCATAGCTATTTAATTCCCTATGCTGATGCATCAACGGCCTGCACGGGGGAACGGGAAAAATCGACCTTTTTCACTTTGCTCAATGGCGATTGGCAATTTAATTATTATCCCTCCTATTTGGATTTGCCGGAAAATGCCTGCACCGATCCGACTCTGGCTTTCCACAACCGGTTAGTCGTGCCATCGAATTGGCAAAATCATGGATTTGGTCAACATCAATATACTAATATCGCCTATCCATTTCCCTATGATCCTCCATTCGTCCCTTGGCAAAATCCCTGTGGTTTGTATCAACGAATTTTTCATCTGAAGCCTCAGCCCGATAAACGCTACCTATTGCATTTTGAAGGCGTTGATTCCTGCTTGTTTGTATATTTAAATGGCCAATTTGTCGGCTATAGCCAAATCAGCCACGCCACCTCAGCATTCGATATCACCGAGTATTTGCGCTCTGGCGACAATCAACTGCGCGTTGCTGTATTGCAATGGTGTGATGGCAGCTATTTAGAGGATCAGGATAAATTTCGTATGTCGGGAATTTTTCGCGATGTCTATTTATTAACGCGGGAATGTAATTATCTTGAGGACCTGTTCATTCGCAGCCGACTGGATGCCGAGCTACAACACGCAACCATCGATATTGAACCGACTTTCCGTGAGGCGGATCGCGATATTCGCTATCGACTTTATGCGCCTGACGGTCAACTCATAACTGAAAAAACCGCTACAGGAAAACTTACATTACAACTTTCAGATGCGCTTCAATTATGGAATGCGGAAAACCCTCAACTATATCGTTTGGAGTTGCAATACGCTGCAGAAACTCTGGTGCAATATATCGGTTTACGCCAAATTCGCGTTGAACAAGGCGTGTTGCTACTCAATAATCGGCCGCTGAAATTTAAGGGGGTAAATCGCCATGATAGTGATCCACGAACAGGCTATAGTATTAGCCCGACACAAGCGCTCAATGATTTACGCCTGATGAAACAGCACAATATCAATGCGATTCGCACGGCCCATTATCCAAATGCCCCTTGGTTTAGCGAACTGTGCGATAAACTGGGATTTTATTTGATTGCAGAAGCCGATTTAGAAGCACATGGCACAGCCTTTCGCTATGTACCTCAGCCGGAAAACAGCATTTTACTGAATGTCCCTAAAGAAAATGCCGATGCCCGCATTCAGCAGCAGATTATCGATAATTTCTGTGAACTAGCCCGTGATCCGGGCTTTAAAGCTGCGATTTTGGATCGCCAGCAGGCCAATCTGGAACGTGATAAAAACCGTCCATCAATTTTGATTTGGTCATTGGGCAACGAATCAGGCTTTGGGGAAAACTTTGAAGCTTCTGCCACTTGGCTGAAAATGCGGGATCCTGACCGACTTACCCATTACGAAAGCTCGATTTATCAACATTCTACCCATCAAAATGATCTCAGCCAGTTGGATTTGCACAGCGAAATGTATGCGGCTACTGAAGATTTAGATGCCTATTTTGCCGATGGGAAAATCAAAAAACCTTATTTATTGTGCGAATATGCCCACGCCATGGGCAATTCAGGTGGCGATTTGGAGGATTATCAACAAACCTTCGCCCGTCATCCTGGCTCTGCCGGCGGTTTTGTATGGGAATGGTGCGATCATAGCCCCTATTTAGCCAATGGCCATCCGGGTTATGGCGGTGATTTTGGAGATTACCCTAATGATGGGAATTTCTGTTTAGACGGTTTAGTTAGTGCTGAACGCCAACCGCACAGTTCGCTGGCAGAACTTAAGCAAGTTTTTCGCCCATTGCGTGCCGAGCTGCGAGATAGCGCGGTGTGGCTACATAACCTATTAGATTTCAGCGATGCTGCTGTACTTTTTAGCGTGGAATACGCTTGGTTACATAACGGTGTCGAGGTTGAACGTGGAATCCTCGAACTCCCATCACTGCCAGCCGGTGAAGCTTGTTCGCTCGGGCTGACAATGCCAAGTAATAATGACGCGCATATTTTATTGAATTTAACCTATCGTCTGCGTGAGGCTACAGCCTTATTGGCAAAAGGCCATTGCGTGGGCTTTGATCAATTGGCCTCCTCCCACAATGGCGTATTGGCCGCGCCTCAGGCCATGCTTCAAGATACCGGAGAAGCGATTCAAGTTAATGAAGATGCGCGCGAATTACGCCTACGGGGTCGTCATTTTGAATATTGCCTGGATAAAACCAAGGGGATTTTCAAAAGTCTACAACAACAAGGTCGCGAACTGCTCCGCGCCCCACTAGAATTTAATCTATACCGCGCCCCTTTGGATAACGACAGCCAAATTAAACAGCATTGGCAGCAAGCAGGCTACCATCAAGCATACAGTCGCGCCTATCAAGTGACTTGGCAGGCTGTAGAAGAGTTGATTGAAATTAATCTCAACGCCGCTATGTTGTCCGTATCTAAGGGAAGGATTCTCAGCCTAGACATTCAATATCGGATTGACCGCCAAGGCGGTATCGCTATTCATTTGCATGCTCACAAGGCTTCTCAATTACCTTATTTACCGCGTTTTGGTCTGCGTTTTTGGTTACGTGAAAACTCAAGCGAGTGGGAGTATTTCGGTTACGGACCGGGCGAAAGCTACATCGACAAACACCAAGCGACACGCTTGGGGTATTACCGTACCAATCCACAACAAAATTTCGTTAACTATTTACGTCCGCAGGAAAATGGCAGCCATTGGGGAGTACATTTTATTCAAACCGATTGGCTACAAATCCAAGCCCAACAGCCGTTTAGCTTTAACCTTGCACCTTATTCCCAAGAAGTCTTAGCTGCTGCGACTCACAACTATGCTCTACCACCGAGCGAAGGCAGCGTGTTATGTATCGATTATGCAATGAGCGGTATTGGCTCGGCATCCTGTGGACCAAAGCTAAAAGAACAGTATCGCTTTAATGATGAAGAATTCCACTGGATGCTCAATCTGCGCTTTACTCGCGCGGCTTAA
- the pepT gene encoding peptidase T, with protein sequence MQNNNLLSRFLGYVGFDTQSKPSAKHSPSSAGQMKLAEALQQELLALGLQDVKVSKHAVVTAYLPANRPELKRTIGLIAHLDTSPQCSGKNVQAEVIENYRGGDIALGIGEEFISPVYYPFLHQLVGQTLIVADGNTLLGADNKAGIAEIMTALEILQKDNLPHCHIRVAFTPDEEIGLGIQYFPLEDFPCDWAYTIDGGAVGELEYENFNAALAKVIIHGRAIHPGFAKGKMVNALTLACAFQQGLPAQEVPELTEGKEGFFHLDYFSGDVERVEMHYLIRDFDAEAFNARKAFLQNWAAEFNRQHKLRKPLELQISDNYRNMYDCVEKVPQAIEVADRAMRKAGTTPNHQPIRGGTDGAFLAEKGLACPNIFTGGYNFHSKHELVSLQGMEKAVEVIINLVQDQEM encoded by the coding sequence ATGCAAAACAATAATCTATTAAGCCGTTTTCTTGGTTATGTTGGTTTTGATACCCAGTCAAAACCTTCAGCCAAGCATTCGCCTAGCTCCGCAGGTCAAATGAAGTTAGCGGAAGCGCTACAACAGGAATTACTTGCATTGGGTTTACAGGACGTCAAGGTCAGCAAGCATGCGGTGGTCACCGCCTATTTACCGGCAAATCGACCTGAACTCAAACGCACAATCGGTCTGATTGCCCACTTAGATACCTCACCGCAATGTTCCGGCAAAAATGTACAGGCGGAAGTGATTGAAAATTATCGCGGTGGAGATATTGCCTTGGGGATTGGCGAAGAATTTATCAGTCCGGTTTATTATCCGTTTTTGCATCAATTAGTCGGTCAAACGCTTATTGTCGCTGACGGTAACACCTTATTAGGTGCCGATAATAAAGCGGGGATTGCGGAGATCATGACCGCCTTGGAAATTCTGCAAAAAGACAATTTGCCGCATTGCCATATTCGTGTTGCTTTCACGCCGGATGAAGAAATAGGCTTAGGTATTCAATATTTCCCACTGGAAGATTTTCCATGCGATTGGGCCTATACCATTGACGGAGGTGCAGTCGGCGAATTGGAATATGAGAATTTTAATGCCGCCTTGGCTAAGGTGATTATTCACGGACGCGCGATCCATCCGGGCTTTGCCAAAGGAAAAATGGTCAATGCACTGACTTTAGCCTGCGCTTTCCAACAAGGCTTACCGGCGCAAGAAGTGCCAGAATTAACTGAGGGCAAAGAAGGCTTTTTCCATTTGGATTATTTCAGTGGCGATGTCGAGCGGGTAGAAATGCACTATTTGATTCGTGACTTTGATGCGGAAGCCTTTAATGCACGTAAAGCCTTTTTACAAAATTGGGCGGCAGAATTTAATCGTCAGCACAAATTGAGAAAACCATTGGAATTACAGATCAGCGACAATTATCGCAATATGTATGATTGTGTAGAAAAAGTCCCACAAGCGATTGAAGTAGCGGATCGGGCGATGCGGAAGGCGGGAACTACTCCAAATCACCAACCGATTCGAGGCGGAACCGATGGCGCATTTTTAGCGGAAAAAGGTTTGGCTTGTCCGAATATTTTTACCGGAGGCTATAATTTTCATAGCAAACATGAACTCGTTTCCTTGCAGGGCATGGAAAAAGCCGTTGAGGTGATTATAAATCTTGTTCAAGATCAAGAAATGTAA
- the potA gene encoding spermidine/putrescine ABC transporter ATP-binding protein PotA, translated as MENTVQQKPIIELRSITKSYGSNTIIKDFNLTINNGEFLTILGPSGCGKTTVLRLLAGLEELNSGNIILDGEDITNVPAEKRHVNTVFQSYALFPHMTIFENVAFGLRMQKVSEAEIKPRVMDALKMVQLEEMADRKPTQLSGGQQQRIAIARAVVNKPKVLLLDESLSALDYKLRKQMQYELKQLQRKLGITFIFVTHDQEEAITMSDRIILLRKGKIEQDGSPREIYEDPANLFVARFIGEINVFDATVIERKNEKEVLANVEGRICDIYTDIPVTKDQKLQVLLRPEDIVIEELDENEHSNAIIGHIVDRTYKGMTLESSVEFDHNGKRVLVSEFFNEDDPHMDHSVGQRVGITWHEGWEVVLNDEDNQ; from the coding sequence GTGGAAAATACGGTTCAACAAAAGCCTATCATTGAGCTTCGTTCTATTACGAAATCCTACGGTTCTAACACCATCATCAAAGATTTCAATCTCACGATTAACAACGGTGAATTCTTAACCATTCTAGGCCCATCGGGCTGCGGTAAAACTACCGTACTACGCCTATTGGCCGGTTTGGAAGAATTGAATTCCGGCAACATTATTCTTGACGGTGAAGACATCACCAATGTGCCGGCAGAAAAACGCCATGTTAATACGGTATTCCAAAGTTATGCCCTGTTCCCGCATATGACTATTTTTGAAAATGTGGCCTTCGGTTTGCGTATGCAAAAAGTGTCAGAAGCAGAAATCAAACCGCGCGTAATGGATGCCTTGAAAATGGTGCAATTGGAGGAAATGGCGGATCGTAAACCGACCCAACTTTCCGGCGGTCAGCAACAACGTATTGCGATTGCCCGTGCGGTGGTTAATAAACCGAAAGTATTGTTATTGGACGAATCCTTATCGGCACTGGACTACAAATTGCGTAAACAAATGCAATATGAATTAAAACAATTGCAGCGCAAATTGGGCATTACCTTTATTTTCGTTACCCACGACCAAGAAGAAGCGATCACCATGTCCGATCGCATTATTTTGTTACGTAAGGGTAAAATCGAACAAGACGGTTCGCCACGTGAAATTTATGAAGATCCGGCTAACCTCTTCGTAGCCCGCTTTATCGGTGAAATCAACGTTTTTGATGCCACCGTGATCGAGCGTAAAAATGAGAAGGAAGTGTTGGCAAACGTGGAAGGACGGATATGCGATATTTATACCGATATTCCGGTTACTAAGGATCAAAAATTACAGGTGTTGTTACGCCCTGAAGATATCGTGATCGAAGAATTAGATGAAAATGAACACAGTAACGCCATTATTGGCCATATTGTGGATCGTACCTACAAAGGTATGACATTGGAGTCTAGCGTGGAATTCGACCACAACGGCAAACGTGTGTTAGTCAGCGAATTCTTTAACGAAGATGATCCACATATGGATCACAGCGTCGGTCAACGGGTCGGCATCACATGGCACGAAGGTTGGGAGGTTGTACTCAACGATGAAGATAATCAATAA
- the potC gene encoding spermidine/putrescine ABC transporter permease PotC — MSRLLRNIFMFVVYAYLYIPIIILVTNSFNADRYGLSWKGFSWNWYERLFNNDTLIQAAIHSVTIAFFAATLATIVGGLTAIALYRYRFRGKQAVSGMLFIVMMSPDIVMAVSLLALFMVVGISLGFWSLLLAHVTFCLPYVTVSIFSRLNGFDARMLEAAKDLGASEVTILRKIIIPLALPAIVSGWLLSFTISLDDVVVSSFVSGVSYEILPLRIFSLVKTGVTPEVNALATIMIVLSLALVILSQLITRKNKQ, encoded by the coding sequence ATGAGCCGTTTACTACGCAATATTTTTATGTTTGTGGTGTACGCTTATTTGTACATTCCAATCATCATTTTGGTTACCAATTCCTTTAACGCCGACCGTTATGGTTTAAGTTGGAAAGGCTTTAGCTGGAACTGGTATGAACGTTTATTTAACAACGACACCTTAATTCAAGCGGCAATCCATTCCGTGACTATCGCCTTTTTTGCCGCTACCTTAGCAACTATTGTTGGTGGTTTAACGGCAATCGCCCTTTACCGTTACCGTTTCCGCGGTAAACAAGCGGTTAGCGGGATGCTATTTATCGTAATGATGTCACCGGATATCGTAATGGCGGTGTCCTTGTTGGCATTGTTTATGGTTGTCGGAATTTCCTTAGGCTTTTGGTCCTTATTATTGGCACACGTGACCTTCTGTCTGCCTTATGTGACGGTCAGCATTTTCTCCCGTCTCAATGGGTTTGATGCCAGAATGTTGGAAGCGGCTAAAGACTTAGGTGCTAGTGAAGTGACGATTTTACGCAAAATTATCATTCCATTAGCCTTGCCGGCGATTGTTTCCGGTTGGTTATTGAGCTTTACCATTTCCTTAGACGATGTGGTGGTCTCCTCCTTCGTGAGTGGCGTCAGCTACGAAATTCTACCGTTGCGTATTTTCTCCTTGGTGAAAACCGGGGTTACGCCGGAAGTCAACGCTCTCGCAACCATTATGATCGTGCTTTCCTTGGCGTTGGTGATTTTATCTCAGCTAATCACTCGCAAAAATAAGCAGTAA
- a CDS encoding extracellular solute-binding protein, with product MKKIAGLFAVSLVALAVTGCNDKETKAADNNAPAAKGNDTVYLYTWTEYVPDGLLDEFTKETGIKVIVASLESNETMYAKLKTQGEAGGYDVIAPSNYFVSKMGREGMLMPLDHSKLPVMKELDPDWLNKPYDQGNKYSLPQLLGAPGIAFNTNTYKGSDFTAWGDLWKPEFANKVQLLDDAREVFNIALLKLGQDPNTKDPAIIKQAYEELLKLRPNVLAFNSDNPANAFISGEVEVGQLWNGSVRIAKKEQAPLDMVFPKEGPVLWVDTLAIPSTSKNPDGAHKLINYMLGKKAAEKLTLAIGYPTSNLEAKKALPKEITEDPAIYPTAEILQKSYWQDDVGDAIQYYEQYYQELKAAK from the coding sequence ATGAAAAAAATTGCAGGATTATTCGCAGTAAGCCTTGTGGCTTTAGCGGTTACCGGCTGTAACGACAAAGAAACCAAAGCGGCTGACAACAATGCGCCGGCTGCTAAGGGTAACGATACCGTTTACCTCTATACGTGGACGGAATATGTACCGGACGGTTTATTGGATGAATTTACCAAAGAAACCGGCATTAAAGTGATCGTTGCCAGCCTTGAATCCAACGAAACCATGTACGCCAAACTCAAAACCCAAGGCGAAGCCGGCGGTTATGATGTGATTGCGCCGTCAAACTACTTCGTTTCTAAAATGGGCCGTGAAGGCATGTTAATGCCATTGGATCATAGCAAATTACCGGTAATGAAAGAGCTTGATCCGGATTGGTTAAACAAACCTTACGACCAAGGCAACAAATATTCCCTACCACAATTGTTAGGCGCACCGGGTATTGCATTCAATACCAATACTTACAAAGGCAGCGACTTCACCGCTTGGGGCGATTTGTGGAAACCGGAATTTGCCAACAAAGTTCAATTGCTGGATGATGCCCGTGAAGTATTCAATATTGCGCTGTTAAAACTTGGCCAAGATCCAAATACCAAAGATCCGGCAATCATCAAACAAGCTTACGAAGAATTATTAAAATTACGTCCGAACGTATTAGCCTTCAATTCAGATAACCCGGCCAACGCCTTTATCTCCGGCGAAGTGGAAGTGGGTCAATTGTGGAATGGTTCCGTGCGTATCGCGAAAAAAGAACAAGCGCCATTAGATATGGTGTTCCCGAAAGAAGGTCCGGTACTTTGGGTAGATACCTTGGCAATTCCAAGTACATCTAAAAATCCGGATGGTGCCCACAAATTGATCAACTATATGTTGGGCAAAAAAGCTGCGGAAAAATTGACCTTGGCAATCGGCTACCCGACTTCCAACTTAGAAGCGAAAAAAGCCTTACCAAAAGAAATTACCGAAGATCCGGCTATCTATCCAACAGCTGAAATTCTTCAAAAAAGCTATTGGCAGGATGATGTAGGTGATGCGATTCAATATTACGAACAGTATTACCAAGAGCTTAAAGCCGCTAAATAA